The Candidatus Sulfotelmatobacter sp. region CCTCCGGCGGGTCGCGCCGAGTTCATCGTCACGGCGCCGCCGTCGGGACAGAGCGCAGTCTTTTTCACCAATGTGTACGACACGGGCCCAACCGGAAATCTCGACTTGTCGCAAAAATTGGCCAATATTGAGACCAGCAGCAGCGCCGTCGAAGTTTCGCACATGCCGAAGGCGTCGGCTCCGGCTTCGGCGGATGAATCTAAGTTCCTAACTCTGGCGACGCAGCCTGCGACCGTCCAGCGCAAACTCTACTTCTCGGAAGAATTTGGCGGGACCAATGGCCCCATCCAGTTTTACATCACCGTCGATGGCCAAAAGCAAAAAGTATTCGAGCCCAACGAAGCGCCGGTAATCACGACAAAAGTTGGGGCGATCGAGGATTGGACGATCGAAAACCGCGCCCTCGAGACTCACGCTTTTCACATTCATCAGATTCACTTCCGCGTGCTCGAGATCGACGGCAAGCCCGCGCCCGATAACGATCTGCGCGACACCATCGAGATTCCTTACTGGGGCGGAAACGGGCCCTACCATAGCGTGAAGGTTCGCATGGATTTCAGCAACCCAGTCACCGCGGGCACCTTCGTGTTTCACTGCCACATTCTGCTGCACGAGGATCTCGGCATGATGCACAAGATCCTGGTCGAGCCTTAACCACTGAAGATTTTGGTAGTTTTATCGTGATGTCCTGAGCGTAGCCGTTCTTCAGGCGGAGCGAAGAGCCTGCCCTGAGCCAAGTCGAAGGGATCTCACTCTAAACTGGCGTGGCGCGCCAGCCAAACTGCATCACGAAACCCAAGTCTCTAACGAGGGAAAAATCATGAGCAAACGAATCCTGTTAATTGCGGGAAGCGTATTTCTATTACTGGGCGGATATCTGGCCGGCCAACGCAACACCACCCCCGATAACACGACAACGTACGCGAAGACACACGGCGAAGTCCCGAAATCCTACGGCCGCCTCGCCGCCGCATTCCCGGATAACATCGGGACAGGATTGGTCTTCGAAGGCACGGACGGAACGATCCGCTTCGTCAGCGTCACTGGCATGAAAGAAGGAGAACTCGCGCGCTACGATCAGACTCCCGTGCAAGGCGGCATTCCCAAATCCTACGGCCACCTGGTCAGCGCCGTCGTGAACCACGGAACCACGGGCCTTGTATTCGAAGATGCGCAAGGCGTAATTCGCTTCGTAACCCTCACGGGGGTGACCGAGAGCGAACTCACGCGCGAATAAAGTCGCAGAGCAGTTACGCAAAACAGTCTGCCACCTCAGGATGTCATTAGGATGTTATTAGGATGTCATTCCGAATCGGCGCAAAGCGCCGGTAAGGAACCTGCTTTTTGATTCGGCTCTCAAGCTGCCAAACGACATCAAAAACCTGCAAAATCGCCAAAAGCCCGAAATCTTGTCAAGCCCCCTAACGCACTCGATTCCCTCCATCCCATTGTTTGCAAAAGAAATATAAAGTTGCCAATTTTTCCGGTTCACCCCACCTAAATCGCTAAAATAGATATATAGACAAAATTTTTCGAGAGGGAACCAAAGGCGCAGCCTCCGGGCTTGCGCTTTTTGTGTTGTGAGGACCGAATCATGGGAAGAAAAGGCAGCGAGCATCGCGGGAAATTTGCCACTTACAAGCAGCGCGGCGAATGGGCGGAGTTGCTCTTTATGAAGCGCTACGCTCTCGATCAGGAGGTCGGTCCCACTATGGGAACCGCGGCTCTAATTATCGGAGCGTTGACCATCATCGTGGTAGGCGGAGTGGTCAGTTGGGCGCATAATACCAGCTCAGTACAGAAAGCAGTGGTGACACAATGGGCGAAGTAGTGAAATTCATTGTTATGGCGGTGGGCAGCGCCGTATTGGTCGGGGGGTTTTTGAGCTTGGTCGTAAGCTCAATAATCAAGTCGAGCCAGACGAAAGGCACCCGCAACGGATATGGCGCATCGCCCGATGCGTCGACGGCCAGAACTGAATCGTACCGCTCGAACCAGGATGGAGAGCGCGAAGTAGCATTCTCTCCTGTGAACTTGTAACTTTTCCCTCTAAATGAAGGGTCAGAAACGAAGTCCTTAACCGATTGTTGGCGATACTGCCTCAGAAGACGTCGGACTTTTATCAAAATCTTTCATCCCGCGCAGGGCGACGCCGATCACCTCTGCTACGCGTGCTTGTACCCAATGATTGCCCTCGTGTCTTCCGCGCAGACGAAGTTTCAAATAATTGTCGGTCAACGATTCGGTAAACTCACCGCCCGCGTCGCTGCCAATCACATTCAACGTGATCGCCTCAACCGACCTGCCGACGAAGCCGCGCATAAACGCCAGCTTCTTTTCCTCTCCTAGCTCCCGCAGAATACGGTTACGCTCGCGAGCGATGTGAACCGGCACTTGGTTCGGCATCGTTGCCGCCGGAGTTCCGGGGCGCGCCGAATAAGTAAATACGTGCAGATAGGTCAATGGAAGTTCTTCGATCAGGCGGCGCGTGGCTTCGAATTCGGCGTCGGTTTCGCCGGGGAACCCGACCATCACGTCGGCGCCGATCGCGGCGGTGGGCATGGCGGCGCGAATTTTTTCAATCTTCTCGCGATAGTGCCACGGGCGGTACTTGCGATGCATGCGGCGCAACACCGCGTCGCTGCCGGACTGCATTGGCACATGCGCGTGCTTGGCAATACGCGGAGACGTCGCCACGAGTTCGATCAGTTCTTCGGTCCAGTCCATCGGTTCGACAGAAGAGATGCGGAGCTTTTCAAGGGCGGTCTCGGAAAGGATAGCGCCAATGAGCGACGTCAGTCGTCGGTCGTCAGTCGTCGGTCGTTGGTGAGAATCGCTGACAGCTGATGGCTGAGAGCTGAGACTTAAATCGCGTCCCCACCTGCCCAGATTGATCCCGCTGACCACGACTTCGCGGTAGCCGTTTTTCACGAGCGTGAAGACTTCCTGGAGGATGCGATCGCTTTCCAGCGAACGGCTCTGGCCGCGAACGTACGGGATCACGCAGAACGAGCAACGATTGTCGCATCCGTCCTGGACTTTCAGGTTGGGCCGCGTGCGCTCATTGGCGGCGTCGAAGACCGGCGCAGCCAGAAGTTCGGTGTGGGCAAAAATGTCGGAGACGAAGATCGGGTTTCCAGCTTCTGGCTCTCGGCTTCCCAGCGCAGTTAGGGCCGTCAGGGGGACGAATGTGCTTGACCCTGCGGCTAGTGGCCGGTCTTTTCGTAACACGATTTCGGCGAGTTCATGTTTGTGGGAGTTGCCAATCACCAGGCCCACTCCGGGCAGTGCGGCGATTTCTTCCGGAGCGCGCTGAGCGTAGCAACCGGTGACCACAATTTGCGCCTCGTGGTTCTGGCGGCGGAGACGTCGGATCGCAGCGCGGGCATCCTGGTCGGCCCCGGCCGTCACGGTACAGGTGTTGAAAATCACGACAGAAGCTTGCGCGGGTGTTGACGCGCGCGACATGCCGCGCTCTTCGAACTGTCGTTCGAGAGCCGCGCCGTCCGCCTGGGTGGCGCGGCAGCCAAAATTTTCTACGTGGTATCCGGGCACATGACTATGTTATCGCAACGGTTTATCGAACAAGCTACAGAACATGACACATCAAGCCCGGCGTCCTGCCAGCAGGGCGGGCAGACGAGGCATCATCAACGACCGCGGGCAGGAGCGCCCCGCGCAGGGACAGAATGAATCAAGGGCCGCAGACGGGGGTCCGCGCCAAACTTCCGATCAAGCCGAGGCGGCGCTTCTTCGCGACATAAAGCACTCGCGACAGAAAACCGGGCGGCCCTGCGTGGGACGGAAAGGGACTGTGGTCTGCTTTCCGCATCCAGAGCAGGTAGCCTGAGTCTCGACCTTGGTGTAGCGATAGCTTTGTCCAGGCGCGGGGGGGGCGCCGAGTACGGAGACCCGCTTGGTTTTGCAAGCCTTGCAACGCTTGGGTTCATTCTTGAATTGCTTGTCGTGAAAGAAAAGCTGTTCCCCGGCAGTGAAAATGAAATCACTCCCACAATCGATACACTTCAGCACCTTGTCCTGAAAATCCATTTGAGGATGGCTCCCT contains the following coding sequences:
- the mtaB gene encoding tRNA (N(6)-L-threonylcarbamoyladenosine(37)-C(2))-methylthiotransferase MtaB, which encodes MPGYHVENFGCRATQADGAALERQFEERGMSRASTPAQASVVIFNTCTVTAGADQDARAAIRRLRRQNHEAQIVVTGCYAQRAPEEIAALPGVGLVIGNSHKHELAEIVLRKDRPLAAGSSTFVPLTALTALGSREPEAGNPIFVSDIFAHTELLAAPVFDAANERTRPNLKVQDGCDNRCSFCVIPYVRGQSRSLESDRILQEVFTLVKNGYREVVVSGINLGRWGRDLSLSSQPSAVSDSHQRPTTDDRRLTSLIGAILSETALEKLRISSVEPMDWTEELIELVATSPRIAKHAHVPMQSGSDAVLRRMHRKYRPWHYREKIEKIRAAMPTAAIGADVMVGFPGETDAEFEATRRLIEELPLTYLHVFTYSARPGTPAATMPNQVPVHIARERNRILRELGEEKKLAFMRGFVGRSVEAITLNVIGSDAGGEFTESLTDNYLKLRLRGRHEGNHWVQARVAEVIGVALRGMKDFDKSPTSSEAVSPTIG
- a CDS encoding zinc-ribbon domain containing protein, which translates into the protein MDFQDKVLKCIDCGSDFIFTAGEQLFFHDKQFKNEPKRCKACKTKRVSVLGAPPAPGQSYRYTKVETQATCSGCGKQTTVPFRPTQGRPVFCRECFMSRRSAASA